In Podospora pseudopauciseta strain CBS 411.78 chromosome 3, whole genome shotgun sequence, one genomic interval encodes:
- a CDS encoding hypothetical protein (COG:O; EggNog:ENOG503NYFQ) — MMASIRTLLLASLSLATVSAQDARISWIENAPAWQEESLMHLQISPPESSILQLTFDVYPLTRAVGLNESTEVRDDYRIQGFLTYADDLEAMNNQSIALVSCDSNSSTSLVGELITTAKPRAILLYSIKGNCCALQGSYQDLEGTPYDTLFTMANQEESIAAMNSTRLAGASAAATITGGITAAGPETSAQVPHNGNNSAVAMSILYSITGLITLLFLVIIATGAIRAHRYPERYGPRSGYGGRPRQSRAKGLARAVLETLPIVKFGDPAPAKPDPALELESQTSRSSSEPGIGTRLSAIPEEPKTPRTPKTPKTPAKRQNEGLGTVLESEDDDQPAVNPTIAAPKDANGGENGTKDGKRISEEHLGCSICTEDFLVGEDVRVLPCDHQFHPPCIDPWLINVSGTCPLCRLDLRPHDEQNPEDPHHLAPPLAGEWNENNAQTTQQQRRKSLRFLDLHRLRHASVEERIEILRRHRSQQQLRESQPPQSSSSGSTTADSEEHHSRRASLADRLRDKFRVHTTTRQDGGGGEMTRTTTTTTTTTAREAGPPPAST, encoded by the exons ATGATGGCTTCAATACGgactctcctcctcgcctccctctcgcTGGCAACCGTCAGCGCTCAGGATGCAAGGATATCTTGGATCGAAAATGCCCCGGCGTGGCAGGAAGAATCGCTGATGCATCTCCAAATCAGCCCACCCGAGAGCTCGATTCTGCAGCTGACATTTGATGTCTACCCGTTGACCCGCGCAGTCGGGTTGAACGAGAGCACAGAAGTCAGAGAC GACTATCGAATCCAAGGCTTTTTAACCTACGCCGATGATCTCGAAGCCATGAACAACCAGTCGATTGCCCTGGTCAGCTGCGACTCCAACAGCTCGACGAGCCTCGTGGGCGAGCTCATCACGACTGCCAAGCCGAGGGCGATATTGCTGTACAGCATCAAGGGGAACTGCTGCGCGCTGCAGGGTTCCTATCAGGACTTGGAAGGGACGCCTTACGATACATTGTTCACCATGGCGAACCAGGAGGAATCCATTGCTGCCATGAACAGCACACGCTTGGCCGGGGCGTCggctgctgccaccatcaCTGGCGGCATCACTGCTGCCGGCCCGGAAACGAGTGCCCAAGTACCGCACAATGGGAACAATTCGGCGGTGGCGATGAGCATCCTGTATAGCATCACAGGTCTCATCACGCTCCTCTTTCTCGTTATCATTGCAACGGGCGCTATCAGGGCACATCGATATCCGGAACGATATGGGCCGCGATCGGGTTACGGCGGACGACCCCGACAAAGTAGGGCAAAGGGGCTGGCGCGCGCGGTGTTGGAGACGCTTCCCATTGTCAAGTTTGGGGATCCGGCACCGGCAAAACCTGATCCAGCCCTCGAGCTCGAGTCCCAAACATCTCGATCGTCATCCGAGCCGGGGATAGGGACCAGATTATCAGCCATCCCAGAGGAGCCCAAGACGCCCAGGACAcccaaaacacccaaaaCGCCAGCAAAGCGGCAAAATGAAGGTCTGGGGACAGTCTTAGAGTCTGAAGATGACGACCAGCCAGCCGTAAACCCAACAATTGCTGCCCCCAAAGACGCCAATGGTGGCGAGAATGGGACCAAGGACGGCAAGCGGATATCAGAGGAGCACCTTGGATGCTCAATCTGCACCGAGGACTTTCTTGTGGGGGAGGACGTCCGAGTGCTACCTTGTGACCACCAATTTCACCCGCCGTGTATCGACCCGTGGTTGATCAACGTATCCGGGACTTGTCCACTGTG CCGTCTCGACCTCCGACCCCACGACGAGCAAAACCCAGAAGACCCCCATCACCTCGCACCACCCTTGGCCGGCGAATGGAATGAGAATAACGCTCAAACGACACAGCAACAACGCCGGAAATCACTACGGTTCCTTGACCTGCACCGCCTCCGGCACGCCTCGGTTGAGGAACGGATTGAAATCTTGAGAAGACACCGATCACAGCAGCAGTTGAGAGAGTCTCAACCACCGCAGTCGTCTTCGTCGGGGTCGACGACGGCAGATTCGGAGGAGCATCACAGCCGACGGGCGAGCTTGGCGGATAGGCTGAGGGATAAATTTAGGGTTCATACCACCACGAGgcaggatggtggtggtggggaaatgacaaggacgacgacgacgacaacaacaacaacggcaagGGAGGCTGgaccaccaccggcctcgACATAA
- a CDS encoding hypothetical protein (EggNog:ENOG503P1X5): protein MAPPIWLVLRGIKEGSETSSSAAAERRNPSYSEPLVGMVISVILAMVSLVIISSFLTQRYLAVKLWSRLPFVQYLVFAIYADSFLFVFATGILQFGFGVGYSVSVCESAILLCLACYVTTKLIYMFLVEKAFIIRSGSKRRRMTSKLYLFNSFGMIGVYCVVVVMNFIYRITRVENGQCIIGMRKEAMIPLISFDLLVNIYLTLVFLIPLSRTYTWKNFVHTPGSRRLRTVAMRTFVGCVCTLTSSVVNLSVLMALDGEPGWVCLMCCNSDILFSAIVIQWVTSRDSTSSAASTDSVSGGASRPRSQHNNHTSHGGEELAGLDNSHHRCNVNNRQKDSLEGDKKQQARNKSLNRKGLVSSTDAIVADAAEMSINHAEFGGDGDVSPRSTEVNTVCYDDGRDKETNRRPYTSGSLTRTTTTTTTNNPHDDDGAAAGRFPRLPPALATSTVRHHTSEVRVDVDYGATSLSSREIADGEEARLGNSIVIGSGTSVCGVTDVTGGGRWTKQPPAWSPGTGPGL, encoded by the exons ATGGCTCCCCCGATATGGCTCGTCTTGCGAGGCATCAAGGAAGGGAGCGagacctcgtcctcggcggcggcggagagaAGGAACCCTTCGTACAGCGAGCCGTTGGTTGGCATGGTCATAAGTGTCATCCTGGCCATGGTCTCGCTAGTTATTATCTCCTCGTTTCTGA CCCAAAGGTATCTGGCGGTTAAGCTCTGGAGCAGACTCCCTTTTGTTCAATACT TGGTGTTCGCTATCTATGCTGATTCCTTTCTGTTTGTGTTTGCTACTGGCATACTCCagtttggttttggtgtgGGATACTCGGTATCAGTGTGCGAATCAGCCATTCTATTGTGTCTGGCTTGCTATGTAACGACAAAG CTTATCTACATGTTTCTGGTAGAAAAAGCC TTCATCATACGATCAGGCTCCAAGAGAAGGCGCATGACGTCGAAGCTCTATCTGTTCAACTCGTTCGGCATGATCG GGGTTTATTGCGTTGTTGTCGTTATGAACTTCATCTA TCGCATCACGAGGGTGGAAAACGGCCAATGCATAATAGGCATGAGGAAGGAAGCCATGATCCCTCTGATAAGCTTCGATCTGCTCGTCAAT ATATATCTTACCTTGGTATTCTTAATACCATTATCCA GAACGTACACGTGGAAGAACTTTGTCCACACACCTGGCAGTCGACGTCTCCGAACCGTGGCCATGAGAACTTTTGTGGGTTGTGTCTGCACATTGACCAGCAGCGTGGT GAACCTATCCGTGCTTATGGCTCTCGATGGCGAGCCAGGCTGGGTGTGCCTGATGTGTTGTAATAGTGATATCCTCTTCAGTGCAATTGTCATCCAATGGGTCACCTCCCGCGACAGCACTAGCTCGGCGGCCTCTACTGATTCTGTCAGCGGAGGAGCATCTCGACCACGAAGTcagcacaacaaccacactAGTCACGGGGGAGAGGAGTTGGCCGGTCTCGACAACAGCCATCACCGCTGCAACGTTAACAACCGGCAGAAGGATTCTCTCGAGGGGGATAAGAAACAACAAGCGAGAAACAAGTCGCTGAACAGAAAAGGCCTCGTGTCATCCACCGATGCCATCGTTGCAGACGCTGCCGAGATGTCGATCAACCACGCCGAgtttggaggggatggggatgtcTCGCCGCGAAGTACAGAGGTCAACACGGTGTGTTATGATGACGGTAGGGACAAGGAAACCAACAGGAGGCCGTACACGAGCGGTTCGCTGACCAgaacgacgacaaccacgACGACCAACAACCCGCACGACGACGatggcgctgctgctggaaggTTCCCCCGTCTGCCGCCGGCGCTGGCAACATCAACCGTCCGGCACCACACCTCAGAAGTTAGAGTCGACGTTGATTACGGCGCGACGAGTCTGAGTAGCCGCGAGATTGccgatggggaggaggctaGGTTGGGGAACAGCATTGTGATTGGGTCTGGGACGAGCGTGTGCGGTGTGACGGATGTCACTGGGGGCGGGAGGTGGACAAAACAACCGCCGGCTTGGAGTCCAGGAACGGGGCCGGGGCTTTAG
- a CDS encoding hypothetical protein (COG:M; EggNog:ENOG503NVDZ): MTDAPRQSSSSSSTFFRRPSFVQPFQALYFLMIQRGNPHPRKKVAVVGSGVAGIGALWALNRSPHDVYIFEAADRLGGHANTVEFTRGKYKTLVDAGFMVMNEATYPNFLNFLRRMKVETAPAEMSFSVSRDQGRFEWASLNRDAFFCQRSNYFSPRMWRLVFDIWRFDKFALDVLRAEKPTEETIGEYLEREGYSTKFKDDYLTPITASFWNTSPEKCALDFPVATLIRFMWNHHFLASTSKNPQWLTLNSGSKSYIDAVMKGFPSNHVRLNSKVISITPERDGRLRLHTLHPTGGKSEVFDHVILATHGDQALSIIGDSATEAEDSILRSFQTSTNEVFLHSDLSLMPERYEAWTSFNYLSRSSPMTGSGHIDQVCLTYNMNILQEIPRAAFGDVLVTLNPLHKPDPKTIQGRYTYRHTIFNKSVLAAQERLPEIQNTRGISYAGAWTRQGTHEDGFSSGLRVAVEHLGANIPFEFEESTLARGERPRYSLWDYVIRFLIWLVQVLFLAVIDKIAGGLTTTRRRLVSRVGAKGTALNGRVKVHEKDL; this comes from the exons ATGACCGACGCTCCCCGTCagtcttcctcttcatcgtccaCGTTCTTTCGTCGTCCCTCTTTTGTTCAGCCGTTTCAGGCACTCTACTTCCTCATGATTCAACGAGGGAACCCCCATCCGCGTAAGAaggtggccgtggtgggcAGTGGTGTAGCGGGCATCGGTGCGCTGTGGGCGTTGAACCGGAGCCCTCATGATGTGTACATCTTCGAGGCCGCTGACCGCCTGGGCGGTCATGCTAACACGGTGGAGTTCACGAGGGGAAAGTACAAGACTTTGGTCGATGCTGGGTTTATGGTCATGAATGAAGCTACATACC CGAACTTTTTGAACTTTCTTAGGAGGATGAAGGTGGAAACCGCGCCCGCCGAGATGTCCTTCTCGGTGTCCAGAGACCAAGGGCGCTTCGAGTGGGCCAGCCTGAACAGAGATGCGTTCTTCTGCCAGCGAAGCAACTATTTCTCACCTAGAATGTGGAGATTGGTCTTTGACATTTGGCGCTTCGACAAGTTTGCGCTGGACGTCTTGCGCGCCGAGAAGCCAACTGAGGAGACCATTGGCGAGTACCTCGAGAGGGAGGGCTACTCAACCAAGTTCAAGGATGACTATCTCACCCCCATCACGGCGAGTTTCTGGAACACCAGCCCGGAGAAATGCGCACTCGACTTCCCCGTCGCCACACTCATTCGCTTCAT GTGGAACCACCACTTCCTCGCCTCAACCTCCAAGAACCCACAATGGCTCACCCTCAACAGCGGTTCAAAGTCCTACATCGACGCCGTCATGAAGGGCTTCCCATCCAACCACGTCCGCCTCAACAGCAAggtcatctccatcacccctGAGCGGGACGGCAGGTTGAGACTTCACACCCTCCACCCAACCGGCGGCAAGTCGGAGGTATTCGACCATGTCATCCTCGCCACCCACGGCGACCAAGCCCTCTCCATCATCGGGGACTCGGCAACCGAAGCAGAGGATTCCATTCTGCGATCCTTCCAGACCTCCACGAACGAGGTCTTTTTGCATTCTGACCTCTCTCTTATGCCAGAGCGGTACGAAGCCTGGACATCATTCAACTACCTTTCCCGGTCCTCCCCCATGACCGGCTCGGGCCACATTGACCAGGTCTGCCTCACATACAACATGAACATCCTCCAGGAAATCCCCCGCGCGGCCTTTGGGGACGTCCTCGTCACCCTCAACCCGCTGCACAAGCCCGACCCGAAGACCATCCAGGGGAGGTACACATACCGGCACACAATCTTCAACAAGTCCGTCCTCGCGGCCCAGGAACGCCTCCCTGAGATCCAAAACACGCGCGGGATTTCTTATGCGGGAGCCTGGACGAGACAAGGCACCCACGAAGATGGCTTCAGCTCCGGCCTCCGCGTGGCCGTCGAGCATCTCGGCGCGAACATCCCCTTTGAGTTCGAGGAGTCCACCCTCGCCAGGGGGGAAAGGCCGAGGTACTCGCTCTGGGACTACGTCATCCGGTTCCTCATCTGGCTCGTCCAGGTCCTTTTCCTTGCCGTCATTGACAAGATTGCTGGTGGCCTCACCACGACCCGTCGTAGGTTGGTGTCGAGGGTGGGAGCCAAGGGCACTGCTCTGAACGGACGGGTGAAGGTTCACGAAAAGGACTTGTGA
- a CDS encoding hypothetical protein (COG:S; EggNog:ENOG503P2U0): MKFSTTAILGMAPFALAKSVHNVAPAKRDGHLQKGHESVKISDEQLAELTRLIGVHKPSHGNINFLWVNIGGGAPTTVVGQASTVTVTETVKHEATPPPAVVTGEPGTPVEQPPPDAVVGAGGATHSVTVGGPQGLAFSPQELKASVGDTVIFTFLSQNHTATQSAFDTPCDPLDGGMDSGFQANANNTVNPPPQVAMQVMVDTPLWFYCRQGNHCGKGMVFSINPTAEKTHAMFQSLAIQQKGNGAGGAITGNAPAPDPNAPPAAPPAGTETAPPAANTGLVPGVGKIGADGSCSCVVQCSFGGFPNVAVQGRDSFGGYGGAVPMAMVGAAPAAPAKKFRA, translated from the exons ATGAAGTTCTCTACAACAGCGATCTTGGGCATGGCCCCCTTTGCCTTGGCGAAGTCGGTTCACAACGTTGCTCCCGCGAAGAGAGATGGACATTTGCAAAAGGGTCACGAGAGCGTCAAGATTTCCGACGAGCAGCTCGCTGAGCTCACCCGCCTCATCGGTGTCCACAAGCCCAGCCACGGCAACATCAACTTCCTCTGGGTCAacattggtggtggtgccccTACCACTGTTGTTGGACAGGCCTCGACCGTAACCGTCACCGAGACCGTCAAGCACGAggccacccctcctcccgccgTCGTCACCGGCGAGCCCGGCACCCCCGTCGAGCAGCCCCCTCCCGATGCCGTTGTTGGTGCCGGCGGTGCTACTCACAGCGTCACCGTCGGTGGCCCTCAAGGTCTTGCCTTCAGCCCCCAGGAGCTCAAGGCTTCCGTTGGCGATACCGTcatcttcaccttcctcaGCCAAAACCACACTGCCACTCAGTCTGCCTTCGACACTCCTTGCGACCCTCTTGACGGTGGTATGGACTCTGGTTTCCAGGCcaacgccaacaacaccgtcaacccccctccccaggtCGCTATGCAAGTGATGGTTGACACTCCTCTTT GGTTCTACTGCCGCCAGGGCAACCACTGCGGAAAGGGAATGGTTttctccatcaaccccaccgCCGAGAAGACCCATGCCATGTTCCAGTCCCTCGCCATCCAGCAGAAGGGTAACGGTGCCGGCGGTGCCATCACCGGCAacgctcccgctcccgacCCGAacgctcctcctgctgctccccCCGCCGGCACTGAGACTGCCCCCCCTGCTGCCAACACTGGCCTCGTCCCCGGCGTCGGCAAGATCGGTGCCGACGGCTCTTGCTCTTGCGTCGTCCAGTGCAGCTTCGGTGGCTTCCCCAACGTTGCCGTCCAAGGGAGGGATTCCTTCGGCGGCTACGGTGGTGCCGTCCCCATGGCCATGGTCGGCGCCGCTCCTGCCGCCCCTGCCAAGAAGTTCAGGGCTTAA